In one Mucilaginibacter sp. PAMB04168 genomic region, the following are encoded:
- a CDS encoding YitT family protein, translated as MKLRRKKILTDGVLIILGILSASLGLKGFLLSSHFIDGGVTGISMLLADITNLPIAVLIFVINIPFLILGLKRLGWVFAIKSAIGIAGLSLCIAFIHFPDVTPDKLLTAIFGGFFIGVGIGFAMRGGAVLDGTEIAALLLSKKAQLLKISDIVLILNIIIFGAAAFLLGIESAMYSVLTYVSASKMIDLILNGIEQYTGITVVSMKSEVIRKVITMQLGRGVTVYQGKSGYGKDGYVNDPRDIIFTVVTRLEVPSLKEKILKIDPAAFIIQQSIDDTTGGFLKRKGLH; from the coding sequence ATGAAGTTAAGAAGAAAAAAGATACTTACAGACGGCGTTTTAATAATATTGGGCATATTGTCAGCAAGTTTGGGTTTAAAGGGTTTTTTGCTATCTAGCCATTTTATCGACGGCGGCGTTACCGGCATATCAATGCTACTTGCCGATATAACCAATTTGCCAATTGCCGTACTTATCTTTGTTATTAATATACCATTCTTAATTTTAGGTCTCAAACGCCTGGGGTGGGTGTTTGCCATTAAAAGTGCCATAGGGATTGCAGGACTGTCTTTGTGTATAGCGTTCATTCACTTTCCAGACGTAACGCCCGACAAATTACTGACCGCAATTTTTGGTGGTTTTTTTATAGGTGTGGGCATTGGTTTTGCCATGCGTGGTGGGGCGGTGCTTGACGGTACCGAGATAGCTGCGCTGTTACTAAGCAAGAAAGCGCAATTACTCAAGATAAGTGATATTGTGCTCATCCTTAATATTATCATATTTGGAGCTGCGGCATTTTTGCTGGGTATCGAGTCGGCTATGTATTCGGTACTTACGTACGTTTCTGCATCCAAGATGATTGATCTGATCTTAAACGGGATTGAGCAATATACAGGAATAACCGTTGTATCGATGAAGAGCGAAGTGATACGCAAAGTGATTACCATGCAGCTGGGGCGCGGCGTTACGGTTTACCAGGGGAAAAGCGGTTATGGAAAAGATGGTTACGTTAATGATCCGCGCGATATAATCTTTACCGTAGTTACCCGCCTGGAGGTGCCGTCTCTTAAGGAGAAGATACTGAAGATTGATCCGGCGGCATTTATTATACAGCAAAGTATAGACGACACCACCGGAGGCTTCCTAAAACGCAAAGGATTACATTAA
- a CDS encoding single-stranded DNA-binding protein — protein sequence MFNNAGINKVFLVGHVGKTPRLHTQADGLNFFSFPLATNEFIKKNNQSVEHVEWHQVKIPVPMLSETAPDLNKGHLIYLEGKIKTKCYTDELGIKRYKSEVLCVNFRVLSSIPAEVQVASEGELM from the coding sequence ATGTTTAACAATGCCGGTATTAACAAAGTGTTTTTAGTTGGACATGTGGGTAAAACACCCCGGCTTCACACACAAGCGGACGGCCTGAACTTTTTCAGTTTCCCTTTAGCCACCAACGAGTTTATTAAGAAAAACAATCAATCGGTTGAGCATGTAGAATGGCATCAGGTTAAAATACCCGTGCCTATGCTGAGCGAAACAGCTCCCGATTTGAACAAAGGCCATTTAATTTACCTGGAAGGTAAAATTAAAACCAAGTGTTATACAGACGAATTAGGAATTAAGCGCTATAAGTCTGAAGTGCTATGTGTTAACTTCAGGGTGCTTAGCAGCATTCCTGCCGAAGTGCAGGTAGCTTCAGAAGGTGAATTAATGTAA
- a CDS encoding response regulator, translating into MKRILVLDNDPAILDVIQEILSYEGFDVKTLEDTDNIFTCIDNYQPDLVLIDYILNGINGGELCAQIKKNPLTSGLPVIIMSAYSKVLLSLGNYGCDEFIAKPFDLAHFVNRICLYTSTNNALTA; encoded by the coding sequence ATGAAGCGCATTCTGGTGTTAGACAATGATCCGGCTATTCTTGACGTAATACAGGAAATTTTAAGCTATGAGGGCTTCGATGTGAAGACCTTGGAGGATACTGATAACATCTTTACCTGTATAGACAATTATCAACCCGACCTGGTACTTATCGATTACATTTTAAATGGTATCAATGGGGGAGAATTGTGTGCGCAGATTAAAAAAAATCCTTTAACGAGTGGCTTGCCAGTAATTATCATGTCGGCCTACTCCAAAGTATTACTCTCATTAGGCAATTATGGCTGTGATGAGTTTATAGCCAAGCCTTTTGATTTGGCACATTTTGTAAACAGAATATGCTTGTATACAAGTACAAACAACGCTTTAACAGCCTAA
- a CDS encoding response regulator transcription factor, giving the protein MIKILLADDHNIVRNGIKSLLDKEADMKILAEAIDGQQALDLLQSSKELPDVILTDVNMPVMNGMELAAKIKEQFPTVKIIVLSMLDHERYISQAFKAGASGYILKNVSADELTFSIRHICNYNERYLCSELALRMLDKMIVSPEVNVPENSENLDLSKREIEVLSLIAQGLTNQEIADKLFTSKRTVEGHRQNLIEKTGTRNTASLIRFAIVNNIIR; this is encoded by the coding sequence ATGATAAAAATATTATTAGCCGACGATCATAATATAGTAAGAAACGGAATAAAATCTTTGTTAGACAAGGAGGCTGATATGAAAATATTGGCTGAAGCTATTGACGGTCAGCAGGCACTTGATTTATTGCAAAGTAGCAAAGAGCTGCCTGATGTTATTTTAACTGACGTTAATATGCCGGTAATGAACGGCATGGAGTTAGCTGCAAAGATTAAAGAACAATTCCCTACTGTTAAAATAATTGTGTTGTCGATGCTTGATCATGAGCGCTATATAAGCCAGGCTTTCAAAGCTGGCGCTTCGGGATACATCTTAAAAAACGTAAGCGCTGATGAATTAACCTTTTCTATAAGGCACATCTGCAATTACAATGAGCGATACCTATGCTCTGAACTGGCACTGCGCATGCTCGATAAAATGATCGTTTCGCCTGAAGTAAACGTGCCTGAAAATTCTGAAAACCTCGACCTGTCCAAACGCGAGATAGAAGTTTTATCTTTAATTGCCCAGGGGCTTACTAATCAAGAAATTGCCGACAAACTATTCACCAGCAAACGTACCGTGGAAGGTCATCGTCAAAACCTTATCGAAAAAACCGGCACACGAAATACCGCTTCATTAATACGCTTTGCCATTGTTAATAATATAATAAGATAA
- a CDS encoding DUF72 domain-containing protein: protein MEFGKVILPELDLIDFTLPPDAALTTATLREAKGKQPLRVYVGCSSWGQKDWKGMMFPAKTKSADFLQEYVKHFNMIELNATHYRMHDAVTIAKWKEKAASNPDFKFCPKFNQLITHIKRLKQADEITTSFYESMLAFEDKLGPMFLQMSDGYLPQHFAEFKSYIESLPRDLPVFAELRHKDWFANTIHYNAAFELMNKLNIGSIITDTAGRRDVVHMTLTTPVAFIRFVGNALHPTDYLRIDAWVNRFAQWSKQGLQAIYFGMHQPDEKTTPLLCDYLIMQLNKTLHMNIARPGLLPTNNTLF from the coding sequence ATGGAATTTGGCAAAGTAATACTGCCAGAACTCGACCTTATTGATTTTACTTTGCCGCCTGATGCAGCGTTAACTACCGCAACTTTGCGCGAAGCCAAAGGTAAACAGCCGCTGCGAGTTTATGTAGGCTGCTCCAGCTGGGGGCAAAAGGACTGGAAAGGCATGATGTTTCCGGCCAAAACAAAAAGCGCCGACTTTTTACAGGAGTACGTAAAGCATTTCAACATGATTGAGTTAAATGCGACGCACTACCGCATGCATGATGCTGTTACTATTGCCAAATGGAAAGAAAAAGCTGCCAGTAATCCCGACTTTAAGTTTTGCCCCAAGTTTAACCAGCTTATTACGCATATAAAGCGCTTAAAGCAGGCCGATGAGATTACAACATCTTTTTATGAAAGCATGCTGGCTTTTGAAGACAAACTGGGGCCTATGTTTTTACAGATGAGCGACGGCTATCTACCGCAGCACTTTGCCGAATTTAAAAGTTACATCGAAAGTTTGCCCCGCGACCTGCCCGTATTTGCAGAGTTACGCCATAAAGACTGGTTTGCCAATACCATACACTACAACGCCGCCTTTGAGTTAATGAATAAACTTAACATCGGCTCCATCATTACCGATACTGCCGGCAGGCGCGATGTGGTGCACATGACACTTACTACACCTGTAGCTTTTATTCGTTTTGTGGGGAATGCCCTGCACCCTACCGACTACCTGCGCATTGATGCCTGGGTAAACCGGTTTGCACAATGGAGCAAACAGGGGCTGCAGGCTATTTACTTTGGGATGCACCAACCCGACGAAAAAACAACGCCTTTGCTGTGTGATTATTTGATTATGCAATTAAATAAAACATTACACATGAACATTGCAAGACCGGGATTGTTACCAACTAACAACACGCTATTTTAA
- a CDS encoding M20 family metallo-hydrolase, with product MTNTETLYHNALQLLKELIATQSFSKEEDRTASIIEAFFKQRNISTHRKLNNVWTYNKYFDAAKPTILLNSHHDTVKPSSAYTRNPLEPTIEDGKLYGLGSNDAGGCLVSLIATFLHFYDKTDLKYNFCLAATAEEEISGVNGLELVIPDLGQLEFAIVGEPTLMQLAIAERGLMVLDCTAHGKSGHAAREEGENAIYKAMADIEWFRNYRFAEESEMFGPIKMSVTVINAGSQHNVVPATCTFTVDVRVTDAYRNEEVLNIIQQQVSCDVVPRSVRLKPSSIDKNHPIVQAGIALGRTTYGSPTTSDQALLDIPSVKVGPGDSARSHTADEFIYTNEIEEGIKLYIQMLEKVTT from the coding sequence ATGACTAATACCGAGACGCTATATCACAACGCCCTGCAGCTTTTAAAAGAATTGATTGCAACGCAGTCCTTTAGCAAAGAAGAAGACCGTACCGCCAGTATTATCGAAGCTTTTTTTAAACAGCGGAACATCAGCACACATCGCAAACTCAATAATGTATGGACTTATAATAAGTACTTTGATGCTGCAAAGCCTACTATTTTGCTTAACTCCCATCATGATACGGTAAAACCAAGTTCGGCTTATACCCGCAATCCGTTAGAGCCAACTATTGAGGACGGAAAGCTGTACGGCTTGGGCAGTAATGATGCGGGCGGATGCCTGGTATCGCTGATTGCCACGTTTCTTCATTTTTATGACAAAACCGATTTGAAATATAATTTTTGTTTAGCCGCCACTGCCGAAGAAGAAATATCAGGTGTAAACGGATTAGAACTGGTAATTCCCGATCTGGGGCAACTTGAGTTTGCCATAGTTGGCGAACCAACCCTAATGCAGCTGGCCATTGCCGAACGGGGGCTGATGGTATTAGACTGTACCGCCCACGGCAAATCAGGTCATGCCGCGCGCGAAGAAGGGGAAAATGCTATTTACAAAGCAATGGCAGACATTGAATGGTTTCGCAATTACCGATTTGCAGAAGAATCTGAAATGTTCGGACCAATAAAAATGTCGGTTACGGTAATTAATGCCGGGTCGCAACATAACGTAGTACCGGCAACCTGTACTTTTACCGTTGATGTGAGGGTAACCGATGCCTACCGTAATGAGGAGGTGCTCAATATTATTCAACAACAGGTTAGTTGCGATGTAGTGCCCCGGTCGGTCAGGTTAAAGCCATCATCTATAGATAAAAACCACCCAATTGTACAGGCGGGTATAGCACTGGGCCGAACCACTTATGGCTCCCCCACCACCTCAGATCAGGCACTGCTCGATATTCCTTCGGTTAAAGTAGGTCCGGGTGATTCTGCGAGATCACATACGGCCGATGAATTCATCTATACCAATGAAATTGAAGAAGGCATTAAACTTTATATACAAATGCTGGAAAAGGTTACCACTTAA
- a CDS encoding basic secretory protein-like protein: MKITSSYLLALLTFAIVGNAMAQERATYQRKGYTLTFANNDATLDSSLQHKLIETFFKVYPKIAKEYNKQTLKTVAFVVDTAYKGVAATSNGRVVFNPKWFHQHPEDIDVVTHEVMHIAQDYKRSVGPGWLTEGIADYVRNQFGVNNEGAKWKLPDYKAGQSYTNSYRITARFLYWIEKKQNRGIVKELDKQLRERTYTADSWKQQTGKTLDELWQAYIDSPAV; the protein is encoded by the coding sequence ATGAAAATTACATCATCTTATCTGCTGGCGTTGCTAACGTTTGCTATAGTTGGCAATGCAATGGCTCAGGAGCGGGCTACCTATCAGCGTAAAGGTTATACCCTTACTTTTGCTAACAATGATGCTACGTTAGACAGCTCTTTGCAGCATAAACTAATAGAAACTTTCTTTAAAGTATACCCTAAAATTGCCAAAGAATACAACAAGCAAACACTAAAAACAGTAGCTTTTGTGGTTGATACGGCTTATAAAGGAGTTGCAGCCACCTCAAATGGCCGCGTTGTTTTTAACCCAAAGTGGTTTCACCAGCACCCTGAAGATATCGACGTGGTTACACATGAGGTAATGCATATTGCACAGGACTACAAGCGCAGCGTTGGACCAGGCTGGTTAACCGAAGGTATAGCCGATTATGTGCGCAACCAATTCGGCGTTAATAACGAGGGCGCTAAATGGAAGTTGCCTGATTATAAAGCAGGGCAAAGCTATACCAATAGCTATCGGATTACTGCGCGCTTTCTGTATTGGATTGAAAAGAAGCAAAACAGGGGAATTGTAAAAGAGCTGGACAAGCAATTGCGCGAACGCACTTACACAGCCGACAGTTGGAAACAACAAACCGGCAAAACACTTGATGAGTTATGGCAGGCTTACATAGACAGCCCGGCTGTTTAA
- a CDS encoding zinc-dependent metalloprotease, protein MNKILLTMALAAVASGTFAQGRPDSAGTARRTALPGGFTGVAATQRAQPKPYKSVITDKAVSRKGLFKTHKVDDKYYFEIGDSVLNRDILVVSRISRAGAEVRAADGYAGDQIGNTVIRFEKGPNNRIFMRKVSYRVYSPDSTKSMYQSVQRSNIQAIAAAFNIAAFSPDSKGSVIDMTDYINGDNEIFFFSSPQGKQRIRLGNLVPDRSYIENVRSFSNNVEISTVKTYGLLAAASPFGRGGAPAPALGGGAPNGSVTVELNTSLVILPKVPMKGRYFDPRVGYFTSNYTDFDLNPQGVKDVQLIARWRLEPKAADMARYKRGELVEPKKQIVYYIDPTTPKKWVPYLIAGVNDWQKAFEKAGFKNAIVAKMAPTAKQDSTWSLDDASHSVIVYKPSETENASGPHVSDPRSGEILETHINWYHNVMKLVHDWYFIQTAAVDARARKMTFDDKLMGDLIRFVSSHEVGHTLGLRHNYGSSSSVPVEKLRDKAFVEANGHTPSIMDYARFNYVAQPEDNITSKGLYPRIGDYDKWAIEWGYRYLGDKGADAEKEQLNKMTIESAKNRRLWFGTETNPDDPHSQNEDLSDNAMVASTYGIKNLQRIVVKLPEWTKEQGEGYDDLDNMYGQLTTQFGRYMGHVAKNIGGIYENPKTTEQAGAVYEYTPAATQHEAMTFLDKQLFTTPTWLLNQQILSDIGTNPLQVIYTRQDAVLNRLVTPRVFNKLIAFEAAEGSKAYKVTDFMGDMQNIIFREIKNNQAIDVYRRNLQKLYVDKLIEMVKPQAPNAAAQLVVFAGRGGAVQRELEQTDAISVAKAQLRAINSMIKSANISDSMSTYHLQDLSDRITEALNPKS, encoded by the coding sequence ATGAATAAAATTTTACTCACTATGGCTTTAGCCGCAGTTGCCTCGGGCACTTTTGCGCAAGGCCGGCCAGACAGTGCAGGTACAGCCCGCCGAACTGCCCTTCCGGGCGGTTTCACAGGCGTAGCAGCAACGCAACGTGCGCAACCCAAGCCTTACAAATCTGTAATTACAGATAAAGCCGTTAGCCGTAAAGGCTTATTTAAGACCCACAAGGTTGATGATAAGTATTACTTTGAAATTGGAGATAGCGTACTTAACCGCGACATTTTGGTAGTAAGCCGCATATCGCGCGCAGGTGCAGAGGTACGTGCCGCCGATGGTTATGCAGGCGACCAAATTGGCAATACAGTTATCCGCTTTGAAAAAGGCCCCAACAACCGCATTTTTATGCGTAAGGTTTCTTACCGTGTTTATAGCCCCGACAGCACCAAATCGATGTACCAGTCTGTACAGCGTTCAAATATACAAGCTATTGCTGCAGCATTCAACATTGCTGCATTTTCGCCCGATTCAAAAGGTAGCGTTATTGATATGACCGACTACATCAACGGCGATAATGAAATATTTTTCTTCAGTTCACCGCAAGGTAAACAACGTATCCGCCTGGGCAACCTGGTACCTGATCGCAGCTACATCGAAAATGTACGCAGTTTCTCTAACAATGTAGAAATCAGCACCGTTAAAACATATGGTTTATTAGCAGCAGCGTCACCATTTGGTCGGGGCGGTGCTCCGGCTCCTGCCCTTGGCGGCGGCGCGCCAAATGGTTCGGTAACTGTTGAGCTGAATACATCATTGGTAATATTACCAAAAGTGCCGATGAAAGGCCGCTACTTTGACCCGCGCGTAGGTTACTTTACCAGCAATTACACGGATTTTGACCTTAACCCACAAGGCGTGAAAGATGTGCAGCTTATTGCGCGCTGGAGACTGGAGCCTAAAGCTGCCGACATGGCTAGATACAAGCGTGGCGAGTTGGTTGAGCCTAAAAAACAAATTGTTTATTACATTGACCCTACCACGCCTAAAAAATGGGTACCATATCTTATTGCTGGTGTTAATGATTGGCAAAAAGCATTTGAAAAAGCTGGCTTCAAGAATGCTATTGTAGCCAAAATGGCTCCTACTGCCAAGCAGGACTCTACCTGGAGCCTAGACGATGCAAGCCACTCGGTAATTGTTTACAAACCATCCGAAACCGAGAATGCAAGCGGTCCGCACGTTTCTGATCCACGCAGCGGTGAAATTCTGGAAACACACATTAACTGGTACCACAACGTCATGAAACTGGTACACGACTGGTATTTCATTCAAACTGCAGCAGTTGACGCGCGCGCCCGTAAAATGACGTTTGACGATAAACTAATGGGCGACCTGATCCGCTTTGTATCATCGCACGAGGTTGGCCATACCTTGGGATTACGTCACAACTACGGTTCAAGCTCGAGCGTGCCGGTTGAAAAATTACGCGATAAAGCATTTGTTGAAGCAAATGGCCATACGCCATCTATTATGGATTACGCCCGCTTTAACTATGTAGCACAACCTGAGGATAACATCACCTCTAAAGGTTTATACCCCCGCATTGGCGATTATGACAAATGGGCTATTGAGTGGGGTTACAGATACCTGGGTGATAAAGGTGCAGATGCCGAGAAAGAGCAACTGAACAAAATGACCATTGAAAGCGCTAAAAACCGCCGCTTATGGTTTGGTACGGAAACCAATCCGGATGACCCGCATTCGCAAAACGAGGATTTAAGCGATAATGCTATGGTGGCCAGTACCTATGGCATTAAAAACCTGCAACGCATTGTAGTTAAATTACCTGAGTGGACCAAAGAGCAAGGCGAAGGTTATGATGACCTGGACAACATGTACGGACAGTTAACCACACAGTTTGGCCGCTATATGGGCCATGTAGCTAAAAACATTGGCGGTATTTACGAAAACCCAAAAACGACTGAACAAGCCGGCGCGGTATATGAATATACTCCTGCTGCTACACAGCATGAGGCTATGACTTTCCTGGACAAACAACTGTTCACTACACCTACCTGGTTATTAAACCAGCAGATATTGAGCGATATTGGCACAAACCCGCTACAGGTTATTTACACCCGTCAGGATGCTGTGTTAAACCGATTGGTTACACCACGCGTGTTTAATAAACTAATTGCGTTTGAAGCTGCAGAAGGTAGCAAAGCCTACAAGGTAACCGACTTTATGGGCGATATGCAGAACATCATCTTCCGTGAGATCAAAAACAATCAAGCTATTGACGTTTACCGCCGCAACCTGCAAAAATTGTATGTAGATAAACTGATTGAAATGGTTAAGCCACAAGCACCAAATGCAGCTGCGCAACTGGTTGTATTTGCCGGCCGTGGCGGTGCAGTACAACGCGAACTGGAACAAACTGATGCAATTTCTGTTGCTAAAGCTCAACTGCGTGCCATAAACAGCATGATCAAATCAGCAAACATCAGCGACTCAATGAGCACTTACCACTTACAAGATTTATCTGATCGTATTACAGAAGCCCTGAATCCGAAAAGTTAA
- a CDS encoding DUF2851 family protein produces the protein MLFTEDFLHYIWKFKLFDFHDLQTTDGLSLEILSVGVHNFDAGPDFHNVRIRIGDTLWAGNAEIHIAAGDWYKHNHTHDEAYGNVVLHIVYRNDKPVILPNGRQVPTLELANRIPAELYTRYHQLAYGNQQIIPCEATIKTVSGIKLHNWLTRVLIERLQKKSVAVIDTLQHNRGDWDETFYQHLAANFGFKVNALPFELLAKSLPQQILAKHKNSALQIEALIMGQAGFLEVELADGYPLKLQAEYGFLQKKYNLKPVEKHLWKFMRLRPQNFPTIRLAQFANLIFKSNHLFSKILEIEHLADFRKLFNQVDVNDYWETHYRFGVESKPASKSLGKSSVDLLLMNTIAVFLYSYGHHHKLQQYIDRSLELLESVPVEQNHIVNDFTNLGVIAKSAFESQALLELKNNYCNHKKCLQCGVGNQILNLG, from the coding sequence ATGCTATTCACCGAAGACTTTTTGCATTACATCTGGAAGTTTAAGCTGTTTGATTTTCATGATTTGCAAACTACGGATGGCTTATCATTGGAGATATTGTCGGTAGGTGTGCATAACTTTGATGCAGGGCCCGATTTTCATAACGTGCGGATAAGAATAGGCGATACCTTATGGGCAGGTAATGCCGAAATACATATTGCTGCCGGTGATTGGTACAAGCACAATCATACACACGACGAAGCCTACGGTAACGTTGTTTTACACATTGTTTACCGTAACGATAAACCCGTTATATTACCTAACGGCAGGCAGGTGCCTACATTAGAACTTGCCAACCGTATTCCTGCCGAACTTTACACCCGGTACCACCAACTGGCTTATGGCAACCAGCAAATCATACCTTGCGAGGCTACCATTAAAACCGTGAGCGGCATTAAGCTGCATAACTGGCTTACCCGTGTACTGATTGAAAGGCTACAGAAAAAATCTGTTGCCGTTATAGATACACTACAGCATAACCGCGGCGATTGGGATGAGACCTTTTATCAGCACCTGGCTGCAAATTTTGGTTTTAAAGTGAATGCTTTGCCTTTTGAATTGCTGGCAAAATCGCTACCGCAGCAAATTCTGGCAAAGCATAAAAACAGTGCATTGCAGATTGAAGCACTTATTATGGGGCAGGCGGGTTTTTTAGAAGTTGAGCTTGCAGATGGTTACCCCCTTAAGCTGCAGGCAGAGTATGGTTTTTTGCAAAAGAAGTACAACCTTAAGCCTGTGGAAAAGCACCTATGGAAGTTTATGCGTTTAAGGCCGCAAAACTTTCCAACCATTCGTCTTGCACAATTTGCTAATCTGATATTTAAATCTAATCACTTGTTTTCGAAGATTTTAGAAATAGAACATTTGGCCGATTTTAGAAAACTTTTTAACCAGGTTGATGTTAACGACTATTGGGAGACTCATTATAGATTTGGTGTAGAATCAAAACCGGCATCAAAATCACTAGGCAAATCCTCGGTCGATTTGTTGTTGATGAACACCATTGCTGTGTTTTTATATAGCTACGGGCATCATCACAAACTACAGCAGTACATTGACCGAAGCCTTGAATTGTTGGAAAGTGTGCCTGTTGAGCAAAACCATATAGTAAACGATTTTACAAACCTTGGCGTTATTGCCAAAAGCGCTTTTGAATCGCAGGCTTTGCTTGAATTAAAAAATAACTACTGTAATCATAAAAAGTGCTTACAGTGCGGGGTAGGTAATCAAATATTAAATTTGGGCTGA
- a CDS encoding PspC family transcriptional regulator: MMQRFLTFFERYSFGVCTYLGERFNISIAKIRLFFIYSSFLAVGFPLIFYFCAGIVLDIRHYVKRMRARVMDW, from the coding sequence ATGATGCAAAGATTTTTAACCTTTTTTGAGCGCTACTCATTTGGAGTATGTACTTATCTGGGCGAACGTTTTAATATCTCTATTGCCAAAATTCGGTTGTTTTTTATTTACTCTTCGTTTCTGGCAGTAGGATTTCCACTTATATTTTATTTCTGCGCGGGTATTGTGCTAGATATCCGCCACTACGTTAAACGTATGCGTGCCCGGGTAATGGATTGGTAA
- a CDS encoding response regulator, with product MLKRILVLDDNQDILEVVNEVLSYENFDVHAISTSDNILQVAKNYKPDLVILDYLLNDGNGGEICKRLKADDKLSNVPVIIFSAYINRDVDYPSFGCEAVIAKPFDLTELVDKVNSLISAN from the coding sequence ATGTTGAAACGTATTTTAGTGCTGGATGATAACCAGGACATTCTGGAGGTTGTTAATGAAGTTCTTTCTTACGAAAACTTCGATGTTCACGCCATTTCAACCAGCGACAATATTTTACAGGTAGCTAAAAATTATAAGCCCGATTTAGTGATACTGGATTATTTACTTAATGATGGCAACGGTGGTGAAATATGCAAGCGTCTAAAGGCTGATGATAAATTGAGCAACGTGCCGGTTATTATTTTTTCGGCCTACATTAACCGTGATGTTGATTATCCATCGTTTGGTTGTGAGGCTGTAATTGCGAAGCCTTTCGATTTAACCGAACTGGTTGACAAAGTGAACTCGCTTATCTCTGCGAATTAA